TTGGCGACTCTTTGAACCGCCCTTCAAATACCCGCATGTTGTTATCGAGCACCGGCGTTTCGTCCACCACCAACACCATGTGCTGGGTGTCGTCTGAAAGCCCGAGGTATATGGCGCCAATCATGAGCCCGGCGATGAGCAACGGACCGAGCAGGGTCATCAGCAGAAATGACTTTTTCTTTACGCGGGTACTGTACTCGCGGCTGATAATGAGTCCGATTTTATTCATGCTCTTCAGCGTTTTCGTTCACAACCTTGATAAAAATGTCGTTCATGGAGGGAATCAGCTCGCGTACCTCTATCACCTCGGTATGCTGAATGGCCACACCGAGCAAGTCGTTGAGCGTTCTGTTGTTGAGCAAGCGAATTTTGCAGCGCACCGCGTCTCCGTCGGGTTGGTTCTCCACCATCTCGAAATCGGTCCACAAGGCATTGGCAAAACCAATCATGTTTCCACGCAGCAGCACTTCAAACATGTTTTCCTTATAGCGGTTGCGCACTTCTCCAACGGGGCCGCTTAATACCTTGCGCGACTTGTTGATAAGGGCAATGTGGTCGCAAATCTCCTCTACTGAGCCCATGTTGTGGGTGGAGAGTATGATGGTGGTTCCTTTCTCTTTCAGCTCCAGAATTTCGGCCTTGATCAGGTTTGCGTTAATAGGATCGAATCCGCTGAAAGGCTCATCGAGAATAAGCAACCGGGGCTCGTGCATCACCGTTGTGATAAACTGAACCTTCTGAGCCATACCCTTGCTGAGTTCCTCTACTTTTTTGTGCCACCAATCACCAATGTTGAACTTATCGAACCAGTATTTCAACCTGTGCAAGGCCTCATTTTTGGTCATGCCTTTTAGCCGGGCCAGATAGAGTGCTTGCTCGCCCACTTTCATCTTTTTGTAAAGACCGCGCTCTTCGGGCAGGTAGCCTATGTTGTGCACATGATGGGGTGCCAGGGGCTCTCCGTTCAGAAATACCTTGCCCTCGTCGGGCCCCGTGATCTGATTGATGATGCGGATAAGCGTGGTTTTACCCGCTCCGTTGGGTCCGAGTAAACCAAACACGCAACCCTGCGGCACCTCAAAGCTCACGTCGTTGAGCGCACGGTGGTTGGCATACTGTTTTACAATGTGTTCTACTTTCAGCATGGTAAGCATTCATTGGCGCTCAAAGGTAGATTGATTTTTACAAGTGACGTTGGGATTGTTACCAAAGGTGAGCATGGTTGATGAATGAGTGCAAAACCGCCCGATGAATTCGTTAACTTTGTAGTTATGGACGTAAATCCGGTTATATTATCCATCCCGGTTTTTCTTGTGTTGATTGGCGCCGAAGTGGTGTACGACCGCATAAAAAACCGCCATTTGTATCGTCTGAACGATGCTGTGACCAACATTTCCTGCGGGATTGTTGAACAGGTTACAGGGCTTTTTGCCAAGGTATTTACAGTGGCTGCTTACCACGTAATCTTCGTCAATTTTGCGCTGTTTGAAATCCCCAACACCTTGTACTACTGGCTGCTGGCATTTTTGGGGGTGGACTTTTTCTACTACTGGGCGCACCGCATGAGTCATCAGGTAAATTTTATGTGGCTCGGACACGTGGTACATCACCAAAGTGAAGATTACAACCTTTCGGTAGCACTGAGGCAAAGCACGTTTCAAAAAATCTTCACCTTTTACTTCTACTTCCCGATGGCACTGCTGGGTTTTCCTACCGAGTGGTTTTTGCTGCTGGGAGCCTACAACCTGCTGTACCAGTTCTGGATTCATACTGAAGTAATCGGCAATCTCGGCCCCTTTGAATACATCTTCAACACGCCTTCGCACCACAGGGTGCACCACGGCCGCGACCCAAAGTACATCGACAAAAACCACGGGGGCACGCTGATTATCTGGGATCGTATGTTCGGAACCTTTGCCAAAGAAGAAGAAACCCCCACATACGGCATCACCAAGCCCACCGAGAGTTTCAATGCAGTATATGCCAACATTAAGCCCTTTAGGGAGTTGTGGGATGAAATGAAGCAACTTCCCGGCTGGCGAAACAAGGTAATGCTGGCCCTGAAACCGCCCGGATGGTGGCCTGATTCGATGGGAGGTTTCCGCAAGCCGCCGCCCGTGGTAAAAGCCACCTACAAAAAGTACGACGTGCAGCTTTCGCATCAGGAAAGCTATTACCTCTTTGCCCAATACCTTTTCATTTTGGGCGGAACGGCGTGGTTTCTTTTCGGGGTGGCCCATTTTTCGTGGCCGGTGATTACGGTGCTTGCGCTGGCGGTTATCTACTCGGTGATGTCGTTGGGCTTGATGTTCGAAAAGCGCTCCTACGCCACCCGCGTTGAAGGCATTCGGCTCGTGATAACTGCAGCAGTGATGCTGTGGGCTTTGATGCCTCTCGCGGGTACTATGGCAGCTATCGGATTGGCCCTCGCCTACTTGCTGGCCTCAGCGGCCGGACTGTGGTACATCAGTGCTAAACCACCCTTGGCGCATGCAGCGTGACCATGTGTTTATTGCTCTTTTTGGCGTGCTTGTGCTCAATGAGCGCCTGGCCTCAGGTTACCTCGACACCTGGCCGGAGTGGTACCTGATGAGCAAACCCGCTCTGCTGCTGAGTATTATTTTATACTTCACGGCCGCCACCCGACGGGTAAAACACCCCATGCGGTACTTGTTACTCGCTGGTTTTGTAGCCTCTTGGCTGGGTGATATCTCGCTGATGTTTCAAAAGGAAGACGAGGTGTATTTCCTGATGGGACTGATTAGCTTTTTCCTGGCGCATGTGTTTTACATCCTGTCTTTCAGGTACTGGTTTCACGACAACCACCACATCCCCATGATTAAGAAGCAACCCTGGATGATGTTTTTGCTCGTGGCCTACGCGCTTGGTTTGTTTCGTCTGCTGGAGCCTGGTTTGGGAAGCATGAAGATTGCGGTGATTGCCTACATGGTCATCATCCTGCTGATGGTGGTGATGGCACTCAACCGCTTTGCCAAGGTGAGCCGAAAGGGGTTCGCCCTGGTTTTTGCCGGGGCCCTGCTCTTTTTGGTAAGCGACAGCTTTCTGGCGTACAACAAGTTTACAGAACCCGTACCGATGGCCGGGGCATGGATTATGTTGACCTACTCCGCCGCGCAACTGCTGATTATGCTGGGAGGTTTGCACGAGTTGAGGGTGCATGCGCGGTGGCGAGCAGCTTAGCTCTCCTCCTCAAGCACACGCACCCTGCGTAAATCAAGAAGGTTCATGGCGTTGGACCTAAGTCCCTGCACGTTTTTCCGCACAAATCGCACCACCACATCGTAGTAGAGCGGCAGGATGGGAGCCTCTTCCATCATCAGGCTATCCATACGCTGGTAGAGGGCCAGGCGCTCTTCGAGGCTTTGGATCTCCATACTTTGCTCGTACCACTCGTCAAAAAGCTTGTTGCTAAATCGGGTGTAGTTCGGTCCGCCCGGAGCGTGGTTAGGGCTGTAGAACACCGAAAGAAAATTCTCCGCATCGCCGTAATCTGCCAACCACGATTTTCGGAAAAAGCTGAGTTTGCCCTCGGCTGTGTAGGTGGCATGGGTACCTGCAGGCAGCACATCTACCTTGATTTTTACGTCGAGGTCTTCCAGTTGCGATTGCACAAACTCGCACAAATCCACATAATCCGAAGTGGTTGACAGCGTGATGGTGCCGAGCTCCTTGCCGCTGCTGTAGCCCGCTTCGCGCAACAAAGCCCTCGCTCTGTCGAGGTCGCGATCATAGCCTTTCACGCGGTTGGGGTCAAAACCGGGCATTCCGTAGGGAATAAATCCGGAGGTGGCCGGTCGGTAGATGTTATTCCGGAGGTGCTGCACCATCAAGCCACGATCAATTCCGAGGTTGAGTGACTGACGTACCAACTTGTTTCGCAGCGGGCTCTCCTTCACTGCGGGCAGGTTTTCGTCCACCAAAAAGCCCAAATAATCTGTTTTCAGAAAGGGTTGTTTCTGAAGGTAAAGGTGCTTTCGGTAGGCTGCATTGAGGTCGCCAAAGGGGTCGAGCAGCTCGTCTTTGTAGCTACTGTGCAAACCCGAAATCATATCAAAGCCCCCTTTGAGCAGTTCCAGAAATTCGGCGCCGGCGTCGCGGGTAAACGACACTGCCACACCGTCGAGGTAAGGCAGGGGCTGCCCCCTTTCATCGCGCTCAAAATATTGCTCGTTTCGTTTCATTACGAGCTTAGTATCCTCCACCCACGCCTGCAATTGAAACGGACCGGTTCCTACCGGGTGAACCCTGAAATCAGCTCCGTAGTGGTCGGCTACCTCGTGAGGCACTACCGAGCAGTACTTCATGCTGAGCATACCCAAAAAAGGCGGAAAGGGAGCTTTGAGGTAGAGCACCAGGGTTCGATCCTCCGGAACTTCCACGCCACCGCTGGGCTGATCGGCCAACCAGCTCAGCACCCAGGCACCGGGCGAGGCCAGTTCCGGGCTGCGAAGGCGGTTAAAGCTGTAGGCGAAATCGTGGGCGGTTACTTTTCGGCCTTTGCCATCAGGAAAAAGTTGGTGGTTGTGGAAAAACACATCATCGCGGAGCCGAAAGGTATAAACCCGGCCATCCTCGCTGATTTCCCAGCTCTCGGCTACCGAAGGCTGAACCAACATGTTGCTGTCAAGTTCCACAAGGCTGTTGAAGAGTTGGTGCACGGCCCAGATGTTCTCGAGGCTGCGCGAAAAGGCGGGATCCAGCGATGAGATGCCGGCGCCTTCATTGTACCTGAAAATCATTCGGGAAGTATGATCCTGAACGGTATTGCAGGCAGAATGCGCCAGCAATGCGACCATCAGAAAAAACCCGCCCCTGTTTGCCAGGAAGGTCATCCGTTATGGGATTCGAGATTGGAGAGCGCCACCTGCAGCGATTCCATGATACCGTGGCAAGGGTGCGAATCATCATGATGCATCAGAAACTCACGCACGGCCTCTTCGGCGGGCTCAAGTTCTGCGGGCTCAAGTTGCACATCCATGGCCTCAACGATGGTCAGCACCTCAAAGGCTTCCTCAAAATCGCCCTCGGCGGCGATGGCACAAAGCAGCGGAAGCTTATCAACCGGCATAATACCACTGTTCCAGAATGAAGCCAGAATGGTTTTCCGCACAGGAATGTATTTGGGATTTTCGAGTGCCTCCACGAGCGCCTGGGCTGCTTTTCGGTTTTTGAGTTGATAAAGCACAGAAGTTACAGCTTGTTGCGCATCATCTGAGCCGTTGAGCAACACCTCCAGCAGCGGAAAAATAGCCTGATCGTCTCCGCTATCCGAAAGCTCCTTCACCGCCGCCATCACCTCTTCATCGCTTGCCGAGAACAGGTTTCGCAGCACCTTAGCGTACGCCGCCTGCGCCGATTTGTCTTTTGCGCTCATGTGTATTTCCTTTCTCCAAAAATATCACTTCCCACTCTAACCATGGTGCTTCCCTCTTCCTGGGCCAGCAGAAAGTCGGCACTCATGCCCATACTGATTTCGCGAAAAGCCGTATTACCGCTCATCACGCCTTGTTTCAAGCCCTCAAAGGTGCTGCGCAATTTCCTGAACTCCTCCCGAATCAGGGTCTCATCGTCGGTAAAGGTTGCCATGCCCATCACGCCGCGAATTTCCACGTTTTTCATGATTTCCATGGAGCCATCCGTCAGAAACGAAGGCAAAGGTTCCTGAAGGCCGTGCTTGGAGTCTTCGCGCGCAATGTGAAATTGCAGCAAAACCGGTATTACCCTGTTGTTCTGTGCAGCTTCTTTGTTGATTTCTTTGAGCAGCCGAAAAGAATCAACCGAATGAATCAGGTGTACAAAAGGTGCTATGTATTTCACCTTGTTGCGCTGCAAATGGCCAATCATGTGCCATTGAATATCTCCGGGAAGTTCTTCAAATTTAGCGGCCATTTCCTGTGCGCGGTTTTCGCCAAACACGCGTTGCCCGGCGTTATAGGCCTGCATGATCTCCTCATTGGAGCGCGTTTTGGAAACAGCAACGAGGGTTACACCGGGATGCAATTTTTCACGAATTTTCAAAAGCCTACTTGCTATCATCCCGTTCGAGCTTCTCAAGTGCACCGTTTCGGAGGATAGGAATGACATCAGTCTGGTTGGGTGTGAGGCAGTACTTGATGTCTTCGTTCAGGTTGAGCCTTTTAAGCCTGCGTCTGTGCGAGCTGTGCTTCAGGAAAGAGAAATAATTATCGCGTGCACTTTGGTACAGGAACATGGCCGAAATGGTAGAGTCCTCGTCGGACTTGAATTTGTTCGTAGCGAGGAGACCTTCGGTAATGGCACCGGCACAAACGGTATCCTCAAGATTAAACTTATCCTTCCAGCCCGAGCAAAGCAGCAATACATTTCTATCCTGCTCAATGAGCCATTGTATGATGGCGTCGAGATTCACCAATGCTCCTACCACCACCGTGTGCGTTTTGCTGGCCAGGTTAATGGCACGGGTACCATTGGTGGTAGTAAGTACCAGCGTTTTTCCTTTGAAAGCTTTGTTCATGTAGCTAAACGGCGAGTTCCCAAACGCAAAGCCCTCCACAATTTCTCCGTTTCGCTCAGCACCCACGATGTATCCTTTACGGCGGTATTCAAAAGCTTCCTCGAGTGTAGAAACGGGAATGATTTTTTTCACACCAAAATCAAGACCGGTGCAAATGGCCGTGGTGGCACGCAATACGTCAATGGCTACAACAATATCGAAGTCCCACTGATACAACTCAAACTGCTTGGGTGAAGGACATACCTCCACCCGTTTTTTGTTGGGAAAATCGTCTTTCATCATGGTTGTTGGTAAAAGGGGAATTTTACCACGCGGGCTTTGAGAAACTTGTTTCGCACCACCACGTTGATTTCAGTACCGGGTGAAGCCATGTGAGCAGGCACGTATCCCATCCCGATGGCTTTTTTGAGCGAGGGGCTCATGGTTCCGCTCGTTACGCGTCCGATAACGTTTTCATTGTCATCGGCAATGTCGTAGTCTTTGCGGGCAATTCCCCTGTCAACAAGCTCAAAACCGACCAATTTCTTTTCCACGCCGTTTTCCTTTTGCTTGAGGAGCGCATCGGAGTTGATAAAGGTTTTGGTGAATTTGGTAATCCAACCCAGACCGGCTTCAAGCGGAGAGGTTGTGTCGTCAATGTCATTTCCGTAGAGACAGAAACCCATTTCCAAACGCAGTGTATCGCGAGCGGCAAGTCCGGCAGGTTGGGCTCCGGCTTTAATCACGGCATCCCACAGTGCTTCTGCCTGATCGGGTTTCACATAGAGCTCAAAACCACCGGCTCCTGTGTATCCGGTAGCGGAGATAATTACGTTGCTCAACCCGGCGAAATCACCCATTACAAAGGTGTAATAGCCCATAGAGGCGAGGTCAACATCCGTAAGAGGCTGTAGCGCCTTAACGGCATCGGGTCCCTGAACTGCAAGCAGCGCATAGTCGTCCGACTCGTTGGTGAGCACCGCGCCGGTATCGTTGTGGCGATTGATCCAATCCCAGTCCTTGTCAATGTTGGCGCCGTTTACCACCAGAAAGTATTCCTCCTCGCTAATCCGGTACACGAGCAAATCATCCACAATACCGCCATTTTCATTCGGAAAACAAGAGTACTGCACCTTGCCATCGTAAAGTTTGGAGGCATCGTTGGAACACACCTTTTGGATGAGGGCAAGAGCTCCGGGCCCCGAAGCGCGAAACTCGCCCATGTGCGAGACGTCAAACACGCCCAGTTTTTCGCGCACAGCGAGGTGCTCTTCGGTTACACCGGCGTATTGCACAGGCATTTCGAATCCGGCAAAAGGCACCATCTTGGCACCGAGTGCTACGTGTTTATGGTAGAGAGGAGTTTTTTTCATGTTGAGAGGTGATAAAATTGAAACAAGCGCCTTTTGGCAAAGTGCTGCAAAAGTAGCACAATGGAGCAAAAGACCCCGAATCAACCATCGTATCCTGCATCCTCGGGGCTGGCCAGCGCAATGCGAAAGCACAGATTTACAAAGTAGAGACCCTGGCTGAGTTCGTCAAAGCTGAGTTCCAGTTTCTGGCGGGATTTCAGCGCCATGGTGATGATGCCCAATCCAGCGCCGCCTTTGTCGGAAATCATACCATTGGTCATGGTTTCGAGATACCTGGCTTTCAACTGGGCGTTGTTCAGGCTATTGATTTGATCAATGCGATTTTGGAGAATCAATCGCGCGTTTTCGTCGGCGAGATTCATTACCCGTAGGGCGTAGAACTTGTCAGACCGGGTGACAATAATACCGGCAAGCTCTTCTTCAACGACTGTTTTATAGGAGTGGTGACGCACATTCTGCAGGCTTTCAATTAGAATACTGAAAATACGCTTGATGATATTCCTGGATGGTTCATGCCGCTCCAAAATTTGCTCCACCTTGTTAGAGAGGATAAATGTGAGGCTTTGATCCAGGGTGCCGAAGTATGAAAGAAGTATCACCTCTTCGGATTGCCGATACCCTTCGTAGCGCTTGTTGAATAACGCTTCGCAGTTTGCCTTGATCTGTTCAGCTCTGGCGGTCATGTAATGGTTTGCTGCCGCCTAAATTAAAGAAAGATTTGAGAAAAAGAACTTTCCGCAAACTCTCGCGGGAATTTGGTCCGTCCGGACACTTGTCAGAACTTGGCGCATGGAATGAGCCGCTGACGGGTTTTTTTCTTCTTTCGCCGACTTGCAAATTGCGACACCAATGAAACCTCATGCGAGCCACCCGTGTTTACGGCGAGATTGCTGATGGTAATGTCGTATGAATAGCCGATGTAGATGTTTTTGACCTCAACACCAAGCATGAGGGCCAGGGCATCGTGGTTTACATAATTGGTGGTTTGTTTCACCCCTGGAAGTCCGCGGTACCAAACACCAAAAGTGATGGGCTCATACTCGTAATAAACACCAATATCCAATTGGTCGTAGTCGCCCTGTGAGCGGTAGTGAAAAGCTGTAACGATGTGCTGTTTCGGGCTGTTGTAATTGCGCTCATTTACGCGCATTCGCCACCCTCCGTGAACAGAATATCGGATGGGAACCCTGCTTTCCTGCTGGAGGAGGCTCTCGTTGGGCCGGTTCAGGTGGTGAGCACTTACACCAAACCACAATTTTTCGGAGTACAGCAACATCCCTGAACCAAAGTCGGGGTAAAACGCATTTTGTCCGGAGAACTGAATAATATCCGGGTCAATGGTTGATCCGGCGTTGTTGCGCAAAAGCTGATCACCAAAGGTTAGTCGGTTAAAATCCAGACTGCGCTGCGAAACCGACGCGTGTAAGGCCGGTCTGAACGACCATTTTCTGTTGAGCTGCACCTCGTAGGCGTATTGCAGGCCGATGTTGGTATGGGTCATGGCTCCGCTTCCTGCACGGTCGTGGGTTACCATCACTCCTATTCCGCTGTTGATACCACTAAAAAACTGGTCAAAAGCCACATTGTGTGTAACAAAAGCCCCCGGGATGGAAGGCCACTGATGCCGGTAATTCATGGCAACCCTGCTCTGCGCCGTTGAACCCGCAAAAGCGGGATTCAGGTAAGTTGGTGCTGCATAAAACTGGGTAAAGTGGGCATCCTGAGCCGAGGCAAGGCTTGCCAGCAGCAAGCCAACCAGAAGTGCGATATGTGCTTTAGCGCTCATTGGAACTCTGCCCATGAATGGGTGTGAGGGTAAAATCGCGGTTCATTTCCGTGATTTGCTCTCTCCACTCCCCTTCATACTGCATTTCGAGCTCCAGGGTTTCAAAATCCAATGCATTCATTTCAACGCGATACCTTGTGGCCGGATTCAGCACCATCAAGTATTTACCGGTTTGAGCGTTCGATACAAAAACCATCGGCTCGGCATCCAATTCATCTTGCTGATAAACATGTATTTCGGCGCGCAATGGATTGTTCTGATGATCACGCATCACTCCTTTTACCAGAATCTTGGGATCAGGAGCACCAAAATCTACCCGGTACAGGTCGTGCCCACCGTGGCCCCCCGCCTTATTGGTTGAGTAATAGCCTGATTTTCCGCTTGCATCCGTCACCAAATAAATGTCGTCGAATACGGTGTTAATAGGATAACCCAAATGCTCCGGGTTCTCAAAAAACCCGGTTTGCGGATTGTAAGAAGCCTTGTAGATGTCATAGCCGCCAATGCTGTTGTGCGATGTAGACGAAAAAAACAGGAACTTGCCGTCGGGCGAAACAAAGG
Above is a genomic segment from Cryomorphaceae bacterium containing:
- a CDS encoding ATP-binding cassette domain-containing protein; its protein translation is MLTMLKVEHIVKQYANHRALNDVSFEVPQGCVFGLLGPNGAGKTTLIRIINQITGPDEGKVFLNGEPLAPHHVHNIGYLPEERGLYKKMKVGEQALYLARLKGMTKNEALHRLKYWFDKFNIGDWWHKKVEELSKGMAQKVQFITTVMHEPRLLILDEPFSGFDPINANLIKAEILELKEKGTTIILSTHNMGSVEEICDHIALINKSRKVLSGPVGEVRNRYKENMFEVLLRGNMIGFANALWTDFEMVENQPDGDAVRCKIRLLNNRTLNDLLGVAIQHTEVIEVRELIPSMNDIFIKVVNENAEEHE
- a CDS encoding sterol desaturase family protein, producing the protein MDVNPVILSIPVFLVLIGAEVVYDRIKNRHLYRLNDAVTNISCGIVEQVTGLFAKVFTVAAYHVIFVNFALFEIPNTLYYWLLAFLGVDFFYYWAHRMSHQVNFMWLGHVVHHQSEDYNLSVALRQSTFQKIFTFYFYFPMALLGFPTEWFLLLGAYNLLYQFWIHTEVIGNLGPFEYIFNTPSHHRVHHGRDPKYIDKNHGGTLIIWDRMFGTFAKEEETPTYGITKPTESFNAVYANIKPFRELWDEMKQLPGWRNKVMLALKPPGWWPDSMGGFRKPPPVVKATYKKYDVQLSHQESYYLFAQYLFILGGTAWFLFGVAHFSWPVITVLALAVIYSVMSLGLMFEKRSYATRVEGIRLVITAAVMLWALMPLAGTMAAIGLALAYLLASAAGLWYISAKPPLAHAA
- a CDS encoding lysoplasmalogenase, yielding MQRDHVFIALFGVLVLNERLASGYLDTWPEWYLMSKPALLLSIILYFTAATRRVKHPMRYLLLAGFVASWLGDISLMFQKEDEVYFLMGLISFFLAHVFYILSFRYWFHDNHHIPMIKKQPWMMFLLVAYALGLFRLLEPGLGSMKIAVIAYMVIILLMVVMALNRFAKVSRKGFALVFAGALLFLVSDSFLAYNKFTEPVPMAGAWIMLTYSAAQLLIMLGGLHELRVHARWRAA
- a CDS encoding ABC transporter substrate-binding protein — protein: MTFLANRGGFFLMVALLAHSACNTVQDHTSRMIFRYNEGAGISSLDPAFSRSLENIWAVHQLFNSLVELDSNMLVQPSVAESWEISEDGRVYTFRLRDDVFFHNHQLFPDGKGRKVTAHDFAYSFNRLRSPELASPGAWVLSWLADQPSGGVEVPEDRTLVLYLKAPFPPFLGMLSMKYCSVVPHEVADHYGADFRVHPVGTGPFQLQAWVEDTKLVMKRNEQYFERDERGQPLPYLDGVAVSFTRDAGAEFLELLKGGFDMISGLHSSYKDELLDPFGDLNAAYRKHLYLQKQPFLKTDYLGFLVDENLPAVKESPLRNKLVRQSLNLGIDRGLMVQHLRNNIYRPATSGFIPYGMPGFDPNRVKGYDRDLDRARALLREAGYSSGKELGTITLSTTSDYVDLCEFVQSQLEDLDVKIKVDVLPAGTHATYTAEGKLSFFRKSWLADYGDAENFLSVFYSPNHAPGGPNYTRFSNKLFDEWYEQSMEIQSLEERLALYQRMDSLMMEEAPILPLYYDVVVRFVRKNVQGLRSNAMNLLDLRRVRVLEEES
- a CDS encoding YggS family pyridoxal phosphate-dependent enzyme, coding for MIASRLLKIREKLHPGVTLVAVSKTRSNEEIMQAYNAGQRVFGENRAQEMAAKFEELPGDIQWHMIGHLQRNKVKYIAPFVHLIHSVDSFRLLKEINKEAAQNNRVIPVLLQFHIAREDSKHGLQEPLPSFLTDGSMEIMKNVEIRGVMGMATFTDDETLIREEFRKLRSTFEGLKQGVMSGNTAFREISMGMSADFLLAQEEGSTMVRVGSDIFGERKYT
- a CDS encoding 2-phosphosulfolactate phosphatase, translated to MKDDFPNKKRVEVCPSPKQFELYQWDFDIVVAIDVLRATTAICTGLDFGVKKIIPVSTLEEAFEYRRKGYIVGAERNGEIVEGFAFGNSPFSYMNKAFKGKTLVLTTTNGTRAINLASKTHTVVVGALVNLDAIIQWLIEQDRNVLLLCSGWKDKFNLEDTVCAGAITEGLLATNKFKSDEDSTISAMFLYQSARDNYFSFLKHSSHRRRLKRLNLNEDIKYCLTPNQTDVIPILRNGALEKLERDDSK
- the gcvT gene encoding glycine cleavage system aminomethyltransferase GcvT — protein: MKKTPLYHKHVALGAKMVPFAGFEMPVQYAGVTEEHLAVREKLGVFDVSHMGEFRASGPGALALIQKVCSNDASKLYDGKVQYSCFPNENGGIVDDLLVYRISEEEYFLVVNGANIDKDWDWINRHNDTGAVLTNESDDYALLAVQGPDAVKALQPLTDVDLASMGYYTFVMGDFAGLSNVIISATGYTGAGGFELYVKPDQAEALWDAVIKAGAQPAGLAARDTLRLEMGFCLYGNDIDDTTSPLEAGLGWITKFTKTFINSDALLKQKENGVEKKLVGFELVDRGIARKDYDIADDNENVIGRVTSGTMSPSLKKAIGMGYVPAHMASPGTEINVVVRNKFLKARVVKFPFYQQP
- a CDS encoding type IX secretion system membrane protein PorP/SprF; this encodes MGRVPMSAKAHIALLVGLLLASLASAQDAHFTQFYAAPTYLNPAFAGSTAQSRVAMNYRHQWPSIPGAFVTHNVAFDQFFSGINSGIGVMVTHDRAGSGAMTHTNIGLQYAYEVQLNRKWSFRPALHASVSQRSLDFNRLTFGDQLLRNNAGSTIDPDIIQFSGQNAFYPDFGSGMLLYSEKLWFGVSAHHLNRPNESLLQQESRVPIRYSVHGGWRMRVNERNYNSPKQHIVTAFHYRSQGDYDQLDIGVYYEYEPITFGVWYRGLPGVKQTTNYVNHDALALMLGVEVKNIYIGYSYDITISNLAVNTGGSHEVSLVSQFASRRKKKKTRQRLIPCAKF